From Lysinibacillus sp. SGAir0095, the proteins below share one genomic window:
- the cysK gene encoding cysteine synthase A → MGKLANSVAELVGQTPIVKLNHATGENEGNVYVKLEFFNPGSSVKDRIALAMIEAAEKDGTLQPGGTIIEPTSGNTGIGLAMVAAAKGYRAILVMPETMSIERRKLLRAYGAELVLTPGPEGMKGAIAKAESLAKENGYFLPQQFENQANAEVHRLTTGPEIVEAFEGLKLDAFVAGIGTGGTITGAGEVLKEKYPEIEIIAVEPKDSPVLSGGNPGSHKIQGIGAGFVPKVLNTEVYTSIFPVDNETAFEVARKTGREEGVLVGISSGAAIYAAIETAKRLGKGSNVLAIVPSNGERYLSTALYNFED, encoded by the coding sequence ATGGGTAAATTAGCAAATTCAGTTGCGGAGTTAGTGGGGCAAACACCAATCGTAAAATTAAATCATGCAACAGGGGAAAACGAAGGAAACGTATATGTAAAATTAGAATTCTTCAACCCAGGTAGCTCTGTAAAAGACCGTATTGCTTTAGCGATGATCGAAGCTGCAGAAAAAGACGGTACATTACAACCAGGTGGTACAATTATTGAACCAACTTCAGGTAACACAGGTATTGGTTTAGCAATGGTAGCTGCTGCAAAAGGCTATCGTGCAATTTTAGTTATGCCTGAGACAATGAGTATCGAACGTCGTAAATTACTTCGCGCATATGGTGCTGAATTAGTACTAACACCTGGTCCAGAAGGAATGAAAGGTGCTATCGCAAAAGCTGAGAGTTTAGCAAAAGAAAATGGTTACTTCTTACCTCAACAATTTGAAAACCAAGCAAATGCTGAAGTACACCGTTTAACTACAGGTCCAGAAATCGTCGAAGCATTTGAAGGGCTAAAGTTAGATGCATTCGTAGCTGGTATCGGAACTGGTGGTACAATCACTGGCGCTGGTGAAGTACTAAAAGAAAAATACCCTGAAATTGAAATCATCGCTGTTGAACCAAAAGATTCTCCAGTACTTTCAGGTGGTAACCCAGGTTCACACAAAATCCAAGGAATTGGTGCTGGATTTGTACCAAAAGTATTAAACACAGAAGTATACACTTCAATCTTCCCAGTAGATAACGAAACTGCTTTTGAAGTTGCTCGTAAAACAGGTCGTGAAGAAGGAGTTCTTGTAGGTATTTCTTCTGGAGCTGCAATCTATGCGGCAATCGAAACTGCTAAACGCCTTGGCAAAGGTTCAAACGTTTTAGCAATCGTTCCATCAAACGGAGAGCGTTACCTATCTACAGCTCTTTATAACTTTGAAGACTAA
- the folP gene encoding dihydropteroate synthase, with protein sequence MLSKYPKPLILNNIELDYKKETFVMGILNVTPDSFSDGGQFNSVDRAVQHAKKMVEEGAKIIDIGGESTRPGYTRISDNEEIARVVPVIKALLKEVPAILSIDTYKSAVARAALEAGAHMINDIWGAKADPEIAKVAAEFNVPIILMHNREDECYDNYFTDYMDDLKKSIAIVKEAGVPEEHIILDPGIGFVKNLQQSIETMQQLEELTAIGFPVLLATSRKRMIGTILNLPLEERVEGTAATCAYGVMKGCNIVRVHDVKEVARTVKMIDALMGKFQVDEELPSRH encoded by the coding sequence ATGCTTTCGAAATATCCAAAACCATTAATCCTTAATAATATTGAACTTGATTATAAGAAAGAAACATTTGTTATGGGTATCTTAAATGTAACCCCCGATTCATTTTCAGATGGAGGGCAATTTAATTCTGTTGATAGAGCTGTCCAGCATGCTAAAAAAATGGTTGAAGAGGGTGCTAAAATAATCGATATCGGGGGAGAGTCAACCCGACCTGGATATACAAGAATTTCAGATAATGAGGAAATTGCCCGCGTCGTGCCTGTCATAAAAGCGTTGTTAAAGGAAGTACCGGCTATACTTTCCATTGATACATATAAATCCGCAGTCGCAAGAGCAGCACTTGAAGCCGGTGCACATATGATTAATGATATATGGGGGGCGAAAGCTGATCCTGAAATTGCTAAAGTTGCAGCTGAATTTAATGTTCCTATTATTTTAATGCACAATCGTGAAGATGAGTGCTATGACAATTACTTTACAGACTATATGGATGATCTAAAAAAGAGTATTGCTATTGTTAAAGAAGCTGGAGTGCCAGAAGAACATATTATTTTAGATCCAGGTATTGGCTTTGTGAAAAACCTGCAACAAAGTATTGAAACGATGCAACAATTAGAGGAACTGACCGCTATAGGCTTTCCGGTGCTGCTTGCGACTTCACGAAAACGAATGATTGGGACAATTCTTAACTTACCTTTAGAGGAAAGAGTTGAGGGAACAGCAGCGACTTGCGCATACGGTGTGATGAAAGGCTGCAATATTGTACGTGTTCATGATGTGAAAGAGGTGGCTCGTACCGTAAAAATGATTGATGCTTTAATGGGGAAATTTCAAGTTGATGAAGAGTTGCCTTCCAGACACTAG
- the folB gene encoding dihydroneopterin aldolase yields MDYIHLRDMQFFGYHGVLPEENVLGQRFRATVALAVDIQKAGQTDDLHNTVSYVGVYDICKEVMEGRPFKLIEAVAESIATKILSDYKGQVYGCKVEVIKPDPPIPGHYKEVAVEIVRGRFYE; encoded by the coding sequence ATGGATTATATACATTTAAGAGATATGCAGTTTTTTGGCTACCATGGTGTTTTACCAGAAGAAAATGTACTAGGGCAAAGATTTAGAGCCACTGTTGCCTTGGCTGTGGATATTCAAAAAGCAGGACAAACAGATGATCTTCATAACACGGTAAGTTATGTAGGCGTCTATGATATTTGTAAAGAAGTGATGGAGGGTCGTCCATTTAAGTTAATTGAGGCTGTAGCTGAAAGCATTGCAACTAAAATACTATCCGATTATAAAGGACAAGTATATGGCTGTAAGGTTGAGGTTATTAAACCAGACCCGCCAATACCAGGACATTATAAAGAAGTAGCTGTTGAAATTGTAAGAGGGCGCTTTTATGAATAA
- the folK gene encoding 2-amino-4-hydroxy-6-hydroxymethyldihydropteridine diphosphokinase, with product MNKVYLSIGTNIGDREQNLKLALQQLEGKTDVSVKAISSIYETAPVGYVDQPAFLNIALLIETSHSALEMLQICQFVENELGRVREIRWGPRIIDLDILLYNNDNIEVENLIVPHPRMFERAFVLVPLLEIADGYESPQLEMAKFSLESMNLVAEGITKWKTINSADEFL from the coding sequence ATGAATAAAGTTTATCTATCTATAGGTACAAATATAGGGGACAGGGAACAAAACTTAAAACTTGCACTTCAGCAGTTAGAAGGGAAGACGGATGTTAGTGTAAAGGCGATATCCTCCATATACGAAACAGCACCTGTTGGCTATGTAGATCAGCCGGCATTTTTAAATATTGCCTTACTTATAGAAACATCTCACTCAGCTTTGGAGATGCTGCAAATATGCCAATTTGTCGAGAATGAGCTAGGTCGTGTTCGTGAAATAAGGTGGGGTCCCCGAATTATAGACCTTGACATTTTACTCTATAATAACGACAATATTGAAGTTGAAAACTTAATTGTTCCACATCCTAGAATGTTTGAAAGAGCCTTTGTATTAGTTCCGCTTTTAGAAATTGCTGATGGCTATGAATCACCTCAGCTTGAAATGGCTAAATTCAGTTTAGAAAGTATGAATCTCGTGGCAGAAGGCATCACTAAATGGAAAACCATCAACAGTGCTGATGAATTTCTTTGA
- the dusB gene encoding tRNA dihydrouridine synthase DusB, protein MDNRVVLAPMAGVCNSAFRLTVKEFGAGLVYAEMISDKGLVQRNKKTLDMLYIDERENPLSLQIFGGDKETLVEAARYVDKNTNADIIDINMGCPVNKIIKCEAGAKWLLDPNKIYEMVSAVVDAVDKPVSVKMRIGWDDEHIFAVENAQAAERAGAAAIAMHGRTRVQMYEGKANWDIIKEVKKNISIPFIGNGDVETPQDAKRMIDETGVDAVMIGRAALGDPWMIYRTVHYLETGELKPEPSVAEKMDVCLLHFERLMQLKGEGVAVREMRKHASWYLKGIRGNGKIRNAINQIETAAELRAALQSVVVELAECEEQAEAI, encoded by the coding sequence ATGGATAACCGCGTCGTACTGGCTCCAATGGCTGGAGTTTGTAACTCGGCTTTCCGTCTGACAGTAAAAGAATTCGGTGCGGGTTTAGTATACGCTGAAATGATCAGTGATAAAGGATTAGTTCAACGCAATAAAAAAACTTTGGATATGCTTTATATCGATGAACGTGAAAACCCGCTTTCTTTACAAATCTTTGGTGGAGATAAAGAAACGTTAGTAGAGGCTGCACGATATGTTGATAAAAATACAAACGCAGATATTATCGATATCAATATGGGCTGCCCAGTAAATAAAATCATTAAATGTGAAGCCGGAGCAAAATGGCTTCTTGACCCAAACAAAATCTACGAAATGGTATCAGCTGTAGTAGATGCTGTTGACAAACCTGTTAGTGTGAAAATGCGTATTGGGTGGGATGATGAGCATATTTTTGCGGTTGAAAATGCGCAAGCTGCAGAACGTGCTGGTGCAGCGGCAATCGCAATGCACGGACGTACACGTGTGCAAATGTATGAAGGAAAGGCAAACTGGGATATTATCAAAGAAGTGAAGAAGAATATAAGTATTCCATTTATCGGGAACGGTGACGTTGAAACACCTCAGGACGCTAAACGTATGATTGATGAGACAGGCGTAGATGCTGTAATGATTGGACGTGCGGCATTAGGAGACCCGTGGATGATCTATCGTACTGTACACTACCTTGAAACCGGGGAGCTAAAACCAGAACCATCAGTAGCTGAAAAAATGGACGTATGCTTACTTCACTTTGAACGTTTAATGCAGCTTAAAGGTGAAGGTGTAGCTGTTCGCGAAATGCGTAAACATGCTTCCTGGTACTTAAAAGGAATCCGTGGAAACGGGAAAATCCGTAACGCTATAAACCAAATCGAGACTGCAGCAGAATTACGTGCGGCATTACAAAGTGTAGTAGTCGAATTAGCAGAATGTGAAGAACAAGCGGAAGCAATATAA
- a CDS encoding DinB family protein, translated as MYRNLDDFIQEWEKNSTGTLAIFESITDGKKHVAIVEGHSSLESLSWHLTTAPAYFMGQVGLSLEVELDPKNTPATISEIISTYKATSENIVKIAKEKLSDENLLTEVNSHGKQTPIGAILRLMVDHQTHHRAQMQVLLRQAGLHVPGVMGPTKEALAK; from the coding sequence ATGTATCGTAATTTAGATGATTTCATTCAGGAATGGGAAAAAAATAGTACTGGCACATTAGCAATATTTGAATCAATCACTGATGGGAAAAAACATGTAGCAATCGTTGAAGGTCACAGCTCACTTGAATCTTTAAGCTGGCATTTAACAACTGCACCTGCCTATTTCATGGGACAAGTTGGTCTTTCCCTTGAGGTGGAGCTAGACCCTAAAAACACTCCAGCTACTATTAGCGAAATTATTAGTACTTATAAAGCTACTAGTGAAAACATTGTAAAAATAGCTAAGGAGAAGCTATCTGATGAGAATCTTCTAACAGAAGTGAATAGTCATGGAAAACAAACTCCTATCGGGGCAATTCTACGTTTAATGGTTGACCATCAAACTCATCATCGTGCCCAAATGCAGGTATTGCTTCGACAAGCAGGGTTACATGTACCTGGTGTAATGGGGCCAACAAAAGAAGCTTTAGCAAAATAA
- the lysS gene encoding lysine--tRNA ligase, with protein sequence MKHVSNIEELNDQLLVRRQKMTNIRENGMDPFGSRFERTHLSSEVVEQFDQFSKEELEENLREVVIAGRIMTKRGKGKAGFAHIQDLAGQIQIYVRKDHVGDDQYDLFNQADLGDIVGIRGNVFRTQVGELSVKAEEFTFLTKSLRPMPEKFHGLQDVEQRYRQRYLDLMTNSESKKTFITRSKIIRAIRSYLDSHGYLEVETPMLHTIAGGAAARPFITHHNALDMELYMRIAIELHLKRLIVGGLEKVYEIGRVFRNEGISTRHNPEFTMIELYEAYADYRDIMALTENLISHVAQEVLGTTDIQYGEDLIHLAPGWKRLHMVDVVKEATGVDFWKPMTKAEAQALAKEHGVEIKDVHEVGHIINEFFEQKVEETLVQPTFIYGHPVEISPLAKKNPDDERFTDRFELFIVRREHANAFTELNDPIDQRERFEAQLAEKEAGNDEAHDMDNDFIEALEYGMPPTGGLGIGIDRLIMLLTNAQSIRDVLLFPTMRHRD encoded by the coding sequence GTGAAACACGTGTCAAACATTGAAGAATTAAATGACCAACTTTTGGTGAGACGCCAAAAGATGACGAATATTCGAGAAAACGGTATGGACCCATTTGGTAGCCGTTTTGAACGTACGCATTTATCAAGTGAAGTGGTTGAACAGTTTGACCAATTCTCAAAAGAAGAATTAGAAGAGAATTTACGTGAAGTTGTAATAGCAGGTCGTATTATGACAAAGCGCGGTAAAGGGAAAGCCGGTTTTGCTCATATTCAAGATTTAGCAGGACAAATTCAAATTTATGTTCGTAAAGACCATGTTGGCGATGACCAATATGATTTATTTAATCAAGCAGACTTAGGTGATATTGTAGGGATTCGCGGAAATGTATTCCGTACTCAAGTTGGTGAGTTATCTGTAAAGGCAGAGGAGTTTACTTTCTTAACGAAGTCCTTACGCCCAATGCCTGAGAAATTCCATGGTTTACAGGATGTAGAACAACGCTACCGTCAACGCTATTTGGATTTAATGACAAATTCAGAAAGTAAAAAAACATTCATTACACGTTCTAAGATTATCCGTGCTATCCGCAGCTATTTAGATAGCCATGGTTATTTAGAAGTTGAAACGCCAATGTTGCATACGATTGCCGGTGGTGCAGCAGCGCGTCCGTTCATTACACATCACAATGCGCTTGATATGGAATTATACATGCGTATAGCAATTGAATTACATCTTAAACGTTTAATCGTTGGGGGACTTGAAAAAGTATATGAAATTGGACGTGTATTCCGAAATGAAGGTATCTCAACTCGTCATAACCCTGAATTTACAATGATTGAATTGTACGAAGCATATGCAGACTACCGAGATATTATGGCGCTTACGGAAAATTTGATTTCTCATGTGGCACAAGAAGTGTTAGGTACTACGGATATTCAATATGGCGAGGATCTAATCCATCTTGCTCCAGGTTGGAAACGACTTCACATGGTAGATGTGGTTAAAGAAGCAACAGGTGTAGACTTCTGGAAGCCAATGACAAAAGCAGAAGCACAAGCTCTTGCCAAAGAACATGGTGTAGAAATAAAAGATGTTCATGAAGTCGGACATATTATTAATGAATTCTTTGAACAAAAAGTCGAAGAAACATTAGTACAACCAACTTTCATCTATGGACATCCAGTAGAAATCTCGCCATTAGCGAAGAAAAATCCTGATGATGAACGCTTTACAGATCGTTTTGAATTATTTATTGTACGTCGTGAACATGCGAATGCTTTTACTGAATTAAACGATCCAATCGATCAAAGAGAACGTTTTGAAGCGCAACTTGCTGAAAAAGAGGCGGGTAATGATGAAGCTCATGATATGGACAATGACTTCATTGAAGCGTTAGAATACGGTATGCCTCCAACAGGTGGACTAGGTATCGGCATAGATCGTCTTATCATGCTATTAACAAACGCACAATCGATTCGTGACGTACTACTATTCCCAACAATGCGTCACCGAGACTAA